One Trichomycterus rosablanca isolate fTriRos1 chromosome 10, fTriRos1.hap1, whole genome shotgun sequence DNA window includes the following coding sequences:
- the ep300a gene encoding histone acetyltransferase p300 isoform X2, whose translation MAENVLDSGPPSAKRPKLSSPALSVSASDGNDFASLFDLEHDLPDELINSSELGLTNGGDLGQLHTSLGGTGAVGSGLGVVGTAGQDAAAKHKQLSELLRSGAPLLSAQQQPGGSPAGASMTLMGGMKASPGPQNVVPQGQQHLSPQQASLMQQQQMAGMVGGMNRAVLGPQKGNGQQQPGGLTPQQQGMMGGQLLNGTPRMGYHSPAMGSNSNLLVDTLQQQQAGGGQGGLRAQQPGALNKMGMMGGAGPYGGPYGQNAGQSMGSGGLTPQLMNKPGLPNSLAQFNMDKKTQPMPGMPTMASQQPATGGAGAGGASGMVPNAQGGLGPPLAASVVGGAGVAPTADPEKRKLIQQQLVLLLHAHKCQRREQANGEIRQCNLPHCRTMKNVLNHMTHCQAGKSCQVAHCASSRQIISHWKNCTRQDCPVCLPLKNAGDKRNQQSLLGTANVGLGPSLGAAPGGPHSAPNLNTPGQIDPSSIERAYAALGLPYQGNQAPSQPGQQPSRSLNAMGGNAMGVNGAVGVQPQNQASSLLQDPMMHLTMNAQSLMNDSSGVGSMGSLPVATPAAGPGMRKSWHEDITQDLRNHLVHKLVQAIFPTPDPAALKDRRMENLVAYARKVEGDMYESANSRAEYYHLLAEKIYKIQKELEEKRRMRLQKQGMVPNQPGMPSTGIQQPPSGIGQQVPQTGLPPNSPLSDPSMVRPTGPNQMVNRMQNPAGMNLFNQMQTMGQRSTPPLPLGGPLNQMGMSPARMAPPNVAQMPNQYLPAGQFQGSSPMLGTSPVGMAQPGTQGGMTQHGQMSTPPAMPASSPLAQPGSVGGMGSGTSVGSLGPSNVVGVPQPATPSQSIGLSHCPTVRQSSPSPARSRTPTPHLTPPPSLPGSQTPQPHTPSMPQINTGASQGQKPQPANSEKAMQLQQQPLGGAPSTPNSALAPQHPPTPLSQKGSLPVDAQAATPASVGSVDTSSQQVSSDVTATLEPKVEVKQPKEEEEDEEVDDKVSIKGGGTGNKGDIKTEEKPKIKKEETSNEDCKGTPMETCKAEEEDKKPELKTEPKEEDVGSVTPSLPSGTPNKKKIFKPEELRQALMPTLESLYRQDPESLPFRQPVDPSLLGIPDYFDIVKNPMDLSTIKRKLDTGQYQEPWQYVDDIWLMFNNAWLYNRKTSRVYKYCSKLAEVFEQEIDPVMQSLGYCCGKKLEFSPQTLCCYGKQLCTIPRDAAYFSFQNSSPKYGLLADRYHFCEKCFNEIQGESVSLGDDPSQPQTSINKEQFEKKKNDTLDPELFVECLDCGRKMHQICVLHNETIWPAGFVCDDCLKKSNKNRKENKYSAKRLPQTKLGNYLETRINDYLKRQNNPESGEVTVRVVHVSEKVVEVKPGMKSRFVDTGEMAESFPYKSKALFAFEDIDGADVCFFGMHVQEYGSDCPPPNQRRVYISYLDSVHFFQPRILRTAIYYEILLGYLDYAKKLGFTTGHIWACPPSEGDDYIFHCHPADQKIPKPKRLQEWYKKMLDKAVADRVVHDYKDVFKQATEDRLTSAKELPYFEGDFWPNVLEESIKELEQEEEERKREENNTSSESVDATKGDSKNAKKKNNKKTSKNKSSLSRTNKKKPGMPNVSNDLSQKLYATMEKHKEVFFVIRLNAAPNSNALPPIMDPDPLMACDLMDGRDAFLTLARDKHLEFSSLRRSKWSSMCMLVELHNQSQDRFVYTCNECKHHVETRFHCTVCEDYDLCITCYNTKTHEHKMEKLGLGLDDESNNQAAASMQSPGDSRRLSIQRCIQSLVHACQCRNANCSLPSCQKMKRVVQHTKGCKRKTNGGCPICKQLIALCCYHAKHCQENKCPVPFCLNIKQKLRQQQLQHRVQQAQMLRRRMASMQRTGQPLISGNEGLPSPGNNATTAPGTPTQSSQTPILHTPTQCPTPASQPGVVGGQQLTGMVQHNQFQQMPAGGGMINSSQQQVMPQQQAQPSSMQQLQHPNSLPPYIQRPPGSSPLSQSMGKPGMGPVSLPQQQQSNPGQSTFSPQQPSGPPAAALEIALRIQREAETQRQMANQKSMQINQGQGMMHPHTLHQGPQTQNQMGMNHPGAGMVGPQGIPSQVQSAVPRAQIEQQQVMVGGGMQQQGGPHNQLPPQVQLQQGQQGGPQLQPPQQQQQQQWGNPGMPPQQRPGMMSQMGHPGMVTQQPQQMAQQQQLSQQQAHSGVMNMVGPGAASATGTGNGGLLQSALQDLLRTLRSPSSPLQQQQVLNILRSNPQLMATFVRQRAPRYLGRGGPGAGGAGPGVMDGQQLNVNTGAAQPGIHMGQGTGMPQANPQQQQLQQQQLQQLQQRSMMGVNMQQQMALQQQQGVMPGQGSNMSNISLQLREYKRQQLQQQQMGNLNQFQHPQPQQQQGYLGQPGMPPQQPGQPQAGGLQQQQQGGPQTGLQQNYSAPMSQQVAAALQQRLQQQQLQQQNAIGGLQGGDSGPGGGGLLQQQQLQPHQGGPQAMQALHQRLLQKQQQQQQQQQQQHQHHLGGGSPAHHNNPMSPQQQMSQSPHLQSQQLSTSLSNQVRSPQPSPRPQSQPPHSSPSPRLQPQPSPHRISPQTQTGSPHPGHLPQHHTGMVAPPPPQQSQQLSQQQQQALDQAQFGSDQNAILSQLSGIGTLHGQGTNDMLTANNQDMGTNINHNSSDIL comes from the exons ACTTTGCTTCACTTTTTGACCTGGAGCATGACCTTCCAGATGAGCTTATTAACTCCTCAGAGCTGGGTTTGACGAATGGAGGAGACCTTGGGCAGCTTCACACTAGCTTGGGTGGTACTGGAGCAGTGGGCAGTGGGCTTGGAGTGGTCGGCACTGCTGGACAAGATGCTGCAGCAAAGCACAAGCAACTGTCGGAGCTTCTCCGTTCTGGTGCGCCACTCTTATCTGCTCAACAACAGCCAGGAGGCAGTCCTGCAGGTGCATCCATGACTCTTATGGGTGGTATGAAGGCATCTCCGGGGCCCCAGAATGTCGTCCCCCAGGGGCAGCAGCATCTCTCACCTCAACAGGCCAGTCTGatgcagcagcaacagatggCAGGGATGGTGGGTGGCATGAACAGGGCTGTACTTGGACCTCAAAAGGGCAATGGCCAACAGCAGCCTGGGGGCCTAACACCTCAGCAGCAAGGCATGATGGGAGGACAACTGTTGAATGGCACACCACGAATGGGCTACCACAGTCCAGCCATGGGCAGTAACAGTAACCTCTTGGTGGACACCTTGCAACAGCAGCAGGCAGGAGGAGGACAGGGTGGACTAAGAGCACAGCAGCCTGGAGCACTGAACAAG ATGGGGATGATGGGAGGTGCAGGACCCTATGGAGGCCCCTACGGTCAGAATGCAGGCCAGAGTATGGGTAGTGGTGGGCTCACTCCACAGCTCATGAACAAACCAGGTTTGCCCAACAGCCTGGCTCAATTTAACATGGACAAAAAAACACAGCCCATGCCTGGCATGCCAACTATG GCTTCTCAGCAGCCAGCAACAGGTGGTGCAGGAGCTGGTGGAGCATCTGGGATGGTACCCAATGCCCAGGGAGGTCTCGGTCCTCCATTGGCGGCCTCAGTCGTTGGAGGAGCGGGTGTTGCTCCAACAGCCGACCCAGAGAAGCGCAAACTTATACAGCAGCAGCTGGTCCTTTTGCTCCATGCCCACAAATGCCAGAGACGAGAGCAAGCTAATGGGGAAATACGACAGTGCAACCTGCCCCACTGCCGCACTATGAAGAACGTCCTCAACCACATGACACACTGCCAGGCTGGCAAGTCATGCCAGG TGGCACATTGTGCCTCATCCAGACAAATCATCTCACATTGGAAGAACTGCACACGGCAAGATTGCCCTGTCTGTCTGCCCCTAAAGAATGCAGGAGATAAGAGGAATcagcagt CCCTGCTTGGCACTGCTAACGTGGGCTTAGGCCCTTCATTGGGTGCTGCACCAGGTGGTCCACACAGCGCTCCCAATCTTAACACCCCAGGTCAGATAGACCCGAGTTCTATTGAGCGGGCGTATGCAGCTCTTGGGCTTCCTTACCAGGGTAACCAGGCACCCTCTCAACCTGGTCAACAACCATCTCGGTCACTAAACGCTATGG GTGGGAATGCAATGGGTGTAAATGGAGCTGTTGGTGTCCAGCCTCAAAACCAAGCATCTAGCCTTCTTCAGGATCCTATGATGCATCTCACCATGAATGCTCAGAG CCTGATGAATGACAGCAGTGGTGTGGGCAGTATGGGTTCACTGCCTGTGGCCACTCCAGCTGCCGGTCCTGGAATGAGAAAAAGCTGGCATGAGGACATTACCCAGGATCTTCGTAACCACCTCGTCCACAAACT TGTCCAAGCCATCTTCCCTACCCCAGATCCAGCTGCACTGAAGGACCGGCGCATGGAGAATCTAGTGGCTTATGCTCGTAAAGTAGAAGGAGACATGTATGAATCTGCAAACAGCAGG gcAGAGTACTATCACTTATTAGCTGAAAAAATCTACAAGATTCAGAAGGAATTGGAGGAGAAGCGGCGGATGAGGCTGCAGAAGCAGGGCATGGTGCCGAATCAGCCTGGAATGCCTTCTACTGGCATTCAGCAGCCCCCTTCTGGCATTGGACAGCAAGTGCCACAAACAGGGCTCCCCCCAa ATAGCCCCCTGTCAGATCCATCAATGGTGAGGCCTACAGGACCAAACCAGATGGTGAATAGGATGCAAAACCCTGCTG gaaTGAATCTATTCAATCAAATGCAGACTATGGGCCAGAGGTCCACTCCTCCACTTCCACTCGGTGGGCCCCTCAATCAG ATGGGCATGAGCCCTGCGAGGATGGCACCGCCTAATGTTGCACAAATGCCGAATCAGTACCTTCCTGCTGGCCAGTTTCAGGGTTCAAGCCCAATGCTTGGCACTAGTCCTGTTGGTATGGCACAGCCTGGCACTCAGGGTGGCATGACACAG CATGGCCAGATGTCCACCCCACCAGCTATGCCAGCCAGTAGTCCTTTAGCTCAGCCTGGTTCTGTTGGTGGAATGGGTAGTGGGACCTCAGTTGGTTCTCTAGGCCCCAGCAATGTTGTTGGAGTTCCTCAGCCAGCCACCCCCTCTCAATCCATCGGCCTTTCTCATTGTCCAACCGTCCGACAGAGCTCTCCCTCCCCAGCACGCAGTCGCACACCCACTCCACACCTTACACCCCCTCCAAGCCTACCAGGCTCCCAGACTCCACAGCCTCACACCCCTAGCATGCCCCAGATAAACACAGGTGCCAGTCAGGGGCAGAAACCTCAGCCTGCCAACTCTGAGAAAGCCATGCAGCTTCAGCAGCAGCCATTAGGAGGGGCACCTTCAACACCCAACTCTGCActtgcgcctcagcatccgcctACTCCA TTATCTCAGAAAGGCTCTCTGCCGGTAGACGCCCAGGCTGCCACTCCTGCCTCTGTCGGCAGTGTGGACACCTCCTCCCAGCAAGTCTCCTCAGATGTCACTGCTACTCTTGAACCCAAGGTGGAGGTTAAGCAACcaaaggaggaagaggaggatgaAGAGGTGGATGATAAGGTGTCAATAAAGGGAGGTGGTACAGGAAATAAAGGGGATATAAAGACTGAGGAGAAGCCCAAG ATAAAGAAGGAAGAAACATCAAATGAGGATTGCAAAGGTACTCCTATGGAAACATGCAAAGCAGAGGAGGAGGACAAAAAGCCTGAACTTAAGACTGAACCTAAAGAGGAGGATGTTGGTTCAGTTACCCCCAGTTTGCCATCTGGAACCCCAAACAAAAAGAAGA TCTTCAAACCTGAGGAGTTGAGACAGGCCCTGATGCCCACTCTTGAGTCTCTCTACCGGCAGGATCCTGAGTCTCTTCCCTTTCGCCAGCCAGTGGATCCATCACTTCTGGGAATACCG GATTATTTTGACATTGTAAAGAATCCCATGGACTTGTCAACTATCAAAAGGAAACTTGACACAGGCCAGTATCAGGAGCCATGGCAATATGTGGATGACATCTGGCTTATGTTCAACAATGCCTGGCTCTACAATCGGAAGACGTCACGAGTCTACAAATACTGCTCCAAGCTGGCAGAGGTGTTTGAGCAAGAGATTGACCCTGTCATGCAAAGCCTTGGCTATTGCTGTGGGAAAAAG CTGGAATTTTCTCCTCAAACTCTCTGCTGCTATGGCAAGCAGTTGTGCACTATACCACGAGACGCTGCCTACTTTAGTTTCCAGAACAG TTCACCAAAATATGGACTTCTTGCTGACAGGTATCACTTCTGTGAGAAGTGTTTCAACGAGATCCAGGGTGAGAGTGTGTCCTTAGGGGACGATCCATCACAGCCTCAGAC GTCCATTAACAAGGAGCAGtttgaaaaaaagaagaatgATACACTTGACCCAGAGTT ATTTGTGGAATGTTTAGACTGTGGCCGTAAAATGCATCAGATCTGTGTACTACACAATGAAACTATTTGGCCAGCAGG ttttgtttgtGATGACTGTCTGAAGAAGTCAAACAAGAACcgcaaagaaaataaatattctgctaaaa GGCTACCACAAACTAAACTGGGCAACTATCTGGAAACTCGTATTAATGACTACCTGAAGCGGCAAAACAACCCAGAGTCTGGTGAAGTCACTGTGCGAGTTGTCCATGTCTCTGAAAAGGTGGTTGAAGTTAAACCAGGAATGAAGTCTAG GTTTGTGGATACTGGCGAGATGGCAGAGTCTTTTCCGTATAAATCAAAAGCTCTCTTTGCTTTCGAGGACATTGATGGTGCTGATGTCTGCTTTTTTGGCATGCATGTGCAAGAATATGGCTCAGATTGTCCACCCCCTAATCAAAG GCGAGTATACATATCCTATCTGGACAGTGTTCACTTTTTTCAGCCTCGCATTTTAAGAACAGCAATATACTATGAGATTCTCCTTGGGTATCTGGATTATGCTAAGAAACTAGG GTTTACAACTGGCCACATTTGGGCCTGCCCTCCCAGTGAGGGAGATGACTACATCTTCCACTGTCACCCTGCAGATCAAAAGATACCCAAACCCAAGAGACTGCAGGAGTGGTATAAAAAGATGCTGGACAAAGCTGTGGCTGACCGTGTTGTACATGACTATAAG GACGTTTTCAAACAAGCAACAGAGGATCGTCTTACGAGTGCCAAAGAGCTGCCCTATTTTGAGGGTGACTTCTGGCCCAATGTACTTGAAGAGAGCATTAAGGAGCTTGAACAGGAGGAAGAAGAGAGAAAACGGGAGGAGAACAATACTTCCAGTGAAAGTGTAGAT GCCACGAAGGGTGACAGTAAAAATGCCAAGAAAAAGAACAATAAGAAGACGAGCAAGAACAAGAGCAGTCTGAGCCGGACCAACAAAAAGAAGCCTGGGATGCCAAATGTGTCCAATGACCTGTCACAGAAACTTTATGCAACAATGGAGAAGCATAAAGAG GTTTTCTTTGTCATTCGGCTGAATGCTGCACCCAATTCCaatgctcttccaccaatcaTGGACCCAGATCCTTTAATGGCATGTGACTTGATGGATGGCCGAGATGCTTTTCTGACACTGGCACGAGACAAACACTTGGAGTTCTCCTCACTGAGACGGTCCAAATGGAGTTCCATGTGTATGCTGGTAGAGCTGCACAACCAGAGCCAAGATCGATTTGTCTACacctgtaatgaatgtaaacatCATGTTGAGACTCGTTTCCACTGCACCGTTTGTGAG GACTATGACCTTTGCATCACTTGCTACAACACAAAGACTCATGAACACAAGATGGAGAAGCTGGGTCTGGGCTTGGATGATGAGAGTAACAATCAAGCTGCTGCCTCCATGCAGAGTCCTGGAGACTCACGCCGCCTTAGCATCCAGCGTTGCATTCAGTCTCTTGTACATGCTTGCCAGTGCCGCAATGCAAACTGCTCACTTCCATCCTGTCAAAAGATGAAACGTGTGGTCCAGCACACCAAAGGCTGCAAACGCAAAACCAACGGTGGTTGCCCTATTTGCAAGCAGCTTATTGCACTTTGCTGTTACCATGCTAAACACTGCCAAGAGAACAAGTGTCCTGTTCCATTCTGCCTCAACATCAAGCAGAAATTACGTCAACAGCAGCTTCAGCACAGAGTTCAGCAGGCCCAGATGCTTAGGAGAAGGATGGCCAGCATGCAAAGAACAGGCCAGCCATTGATAAGTGGAAATGAAGGGTTGCCCTCACCTGGAAACAATGCTACCACTGCCCCCGGGACACCTACACAAAGCTCTCAAACTCCCATCCTACATACTCCCACTCAGTGTCCAACTCCCGCATCCCAACCTGGGGTTGTTGGAGGTCAGCAGCTCACTGGAATGGTCCAGCATAATCAGTTCCAGCAAATGCCTGCAGGTGGTGGGATGATTAATTCCTCACAACAACAGGTCATGCCACAACAACAGGCACAACCATCCTCCATGCAGCAACTTCAGCATCCCAACAGCCTTCCTCCATACATACAAAGACCTCCTGGTTCATCTCCACTCTCTCAGTCTATGGGGAAACCAGGCATGGGTCCAGTCAGTTTACCTCAACAACAGCAGTCAAATCCAGGCCAGTCAACCTTTTCCCCACAGCAGCCCTCAGGTCCCCCTGCTGCAGCTCTGGAAATAGCCTTGAGAATTCAACGAGAGGCAGAAACTCAAAGGCAGATGGCTAACCAAAAGAGCATGCAGATTAATCAGGGACAGGGCATGATGCACCCACACACCCTTCATCAGGGCCCTCAGACCCAAAACCAGATGGGCATGAACCATCCAGGAGCAGGAATGGTGGGACCCCAGGGAATTCCATCCCAGGTACAGTCTGCAGTACCTAGGGCTCAGATTGAACAGCAGCAAGTGATGGTAGGAGGAGGCATGCAGCAGCAAGGAGGGCCTCACAACCAACTTCCTCCTCAGGTGCAGCTACAGCAAGGGCAACAGGGTGGGCCTCAGCTTCAGCCGCCacaacaacagcagcagcagcagtgggGGAACCCTGGAATGCCTCCCCAGCAGCGACCAGGAATGATGAGTCAAATGGGTCATCCAGGAATGGTAACGCAACAACCACAGCAGATGGCTCAGCAACAGCAGCTTTCACAACAACAAGCCCATTCTGGGGTAATGAACATGGTTGGCCCGGGTGCTGCTTCAGCCACAGGGACTGGCAATGGAGGTCTCCTTCAGAGTGCCTTGCAAGACCTACTTAGAACACTCCGGTCTCCCAGTTCCCCTCTTCAGCAACAACAGGTTCTAAACATATTGCGCTCAAACCCTCAACTTATGGCAACCTTTGTGAGGCAACGTGCACCCAGATACCTTGGAAGAGGAGGCCCTGGAGCTGGCGGTGCAGGCCCAGGAGTCATGGATGGCCAGCAGCTTAATGTAAATACGGGGGCTGCTCAACCTGGTATTCACATGGGTCAAGGAACAGGCATGCCCCAGGCAAAtccgcagcagcagcagctgcagcagcagcagctgcagCAGCTACAGCAGCGTTCAATGATGGGTGTGAACATGCAGCAGCAAATGGCTTTGCAACAACAGCAAGGTGTTATGCCAGGCCAAGGCTCCAACATGTCCAACATCTCTCTCCAGTTAAGAGAGTATAAGAGGCAACAACTGCAACAGCAGCAGATGGGAAACCTTAATCAGTTTCAGCATCCTCAGCCACAGCAACAACAGGGCTATCTCGGCCAGCCAGGGATGCCTCCTCAGCAGCCTGGTCAGCCTCAAGCTGGTGGACTCCAGCAGCAACAGCAAGGAGGACCACAGACAGGATTGCAGCAGAACTATTCAGCACCCATGTCTCAGCAGGTGGCAGCAGCTTTACAACAGAGGTTGCAGCAGCAACAGCTGCAGCAGCAGAATGCCATAGGTGGGCTCCAAGGAGGAGATAGTGGTCCCGGAGGTGGTGGTTTGCTCCAgcagcagcaattacagccCCATCAAGGTGGTCCTCAGGCCATGCAAGCACTGCATCAAAGACTTCTgcagaagcagcagcagcagcagcagcagcagcagcagcagcaccagCACCACTTAGGCGGCGGGTCTCCTGCCCATCATAACAATCCCATGAGCCCTCAGCAGCAGATGTCCCAGTCTCCGCATTTGCAGAGTCAGCAGTTGTCAACGTCCCTTAGCAACCAGGTGCGCTCACCACAGCCATCACCACGGCCCCAGTCTCAGCCACCCCACTCCAGTCCATCTCCTCGCTTGCAACCCCAGCCTTCTCCCCACCGCATCTCTCCTCAGACTCAGACTGGTTCACCACACCCTGGCCATCTCCCCCAACATCACACGGGCATGGTGGCTCCTCCACCGCCACAACAGTCCCAGCAGCTTTCTCAGCAGCAACAGCAGGCGTTGGACCAAGCCCAATTTGGGTCAGACCAGAATGCCATACTTTCACAGCTGAGTGGAATCGGGACTCTGCATGGGCAAGGCACTAATGACATGTTGACTGCTAACAACCAAGACATGGGGACAAATATTAACCACAACTCATCGGATATATTGTAG